One Rhodocyclaceae bacterium genomic region harbors:
- a CDS encoding alpha-ketoacid dehydrogenase subunit beta, whose protein sequence is MALITYAQAAQLALKQEMLRDPRVWALGEDIGPEGGVAGQYLDLQREFGRHRIVDTPISESTIMGSAIGAAICGTRPVVELRYADFGLCAADEIVNQAAKARYMLGGQVRVPVVIRQPIGFREGMAAQHSQSTEAWWIHIPGLVVVAPATPADNHGLLKAAIRSDDPVVYMEHKELWTSTGEVDESAGPAVLGKAAIRRAGSDLTLVTWSGQLGDCLLAAEAAQAYGLSIEVVDLRTLWPWDRDTVFDSVARTGRLLVAHQAVTVGGFGAEIVAEVTEHLFAALRCPPRRLGAPRTPVPYAQPLEALCRVAPARIVSCVRQMCAQA, encoded by the coding sequence CTCGCGCTGAAGCAGGAGATGCTGCGCGATCCGCGCGTCTGGGCGCTGGGCGAGGACATCGGCCCGGAAGGCGGCGTCGCCGGCCAGTACCTCGACCTGCAGCGCGAGTTCGGCCGCCACCGCATCGTCGACACGCCGATTTCCGAATCCACGATCATGGGCTCGGCCATCGGCGCTGCGATCTGCGGCACGCGCCCCGTGGTCGAACTTCGCTATGCGGACTTCGGCCTGTGTGCCGCCGACGAGATCGTGAACCAGGCGGCGAAGGCGCGCTACATGCTGGGTGGGCAAGTGCGCGTTCCGGTCGTGATCCGACAGCCGATCGGTTTCCGGGAAGGCATGGCGGCACAGCACTCGCAGTCGACCGAGGCCTGGTGGATACACATCCCGGGCCTGGTCGTGGTGGCCCCAGCCACGCCGGCGGACAACCATGGTCTGCTGAAGGCGGCCATCCGTTCCGACGACCCGGTGGTCTACATGGAGCACAAGGAGCTGTGGACTTCCACCGGCGAAGTCGACGAAAGCGCCGGGCCAGCCGTGCTCGGCAAGGCCGCGATCCGGCGCGCGGGCAGCGACCTCACCCTGGTCACCTGGTCCGGGCAGCTCGGCGACTGCCTGCTGGCTGCGGAGGCGGCGCAGGCGTACGGCCTGTCGATCGAGGTGGTCGACCTGCGCACGCTGTGGCCCTGGGACCGCGACACCGTGTTCGACTCGGTCGCGCGTACCGGCCGGCTGCTGGTGGCCCACCAGGCAGTCACGGTCGGCGGCTTCGGCGCCGAGATCGTCGCCGAGGTCACCGAACACCTGTTCGCTGCCCTGCGCTGCCCCCCGCGCAGGCTCGGCGCGCCGCGCACGCCGGTTCCTTACGCGCAGCCGCTGGAGGCTCTCTGCCGGGTCGCACCGGCGCGGATCGTTTCGTGCGTGCGCCAGATGTGCGCGCAGGCCTGA